In Triticum urartu cultivar G1812 chromosome 6, Tu2.1, whole genome shotgun sequence, the following proteins share a genomic window:
- the LOC125516975 gene encoding bidirectional sugar transporter SWEET6b-like, whose protein sequence is MVAPAPAPASSLEVDGTQLVLGYFGVATALLLIGSPIPTFWTILNSKNVGAEEPYSYMAVLFNAAAYVTYGIPVFADKTNKPVMLANTIGIVFELAYVIIFIVHVAANRRRNPLIALVVAFLGLLLGTVVFGHVWSRTYMGWVAMFSGIAMY, encoded by the exons ATGGTGGCTCCGGCGCCGGCGCCTGCTTCTTCTCTGGAGGTGGACGGGACACAGCTGGTGCTGGGGTACTTTGGCGTCGCCACCGCGTTGCTGCTGATCGGATCCCCCAT CCCAACATTTTGGACAATCCTCAACTCTAAGAATGTTGGGGCAGAGGAGCCGTACTCGTACATGGCTGTGTTGTTCAATGCAGCCGCATACGTGACCTACGGCATTCCGGTTTTCGCCGACAAGACGAACAAGCCCGTCATGCTCGCGAACACAATCGGCATCGTCTTCGAGCTCGCGTACGTGATCATCTTCATCGTTCACGTCGCCGCCAACCGCCGCCGAAACCCTCTCATCGCCCTCGTCGTCGCGTTCCTTGGGCTGCTGCTTGGCACCGTCGTCTTCGGGCACGTATGGTCACGCACCTACATGGGCTGGGTTGCCATGTTCTCCGGCATCGCCAT GTACTAA